From the Roseofilum casamattae BLCC-M143 genome, the window GTCATAAACCCGTTCACCACAAACTTCGGACTCACCCGCCAGGATAAAGCTCCACCGTAGGAGTTAGTTGATGTACGCCCGATATTGGAGAGCAAACTCGTTTGCGGTGTACCGACTAACTCGTAACCATATCCGTTATCGTAGATGGCTCCATTTTGAGTGTGATAACCATTGGCATAGGTGAAGGCAAAGGAAAAATTCTGGGAAGGGGTTACCGTGAGCTGAGTCAGCAGACCATAATCGCCGCCTCGGTCGTTGGCAGGATTATTGAGGTCATCTTGGAAAAAGCCAACGCTGAAATTCGCCGCGCCCAAGTTCAGGAATTTAAAGTCTCCCAAATTGATATCAACGCCTAGACCAGCACCACCACCAATGCGATAGATAGGGTTGCGTTGGGAGAAGGCATTAAGCGATCCATTGCCACCATCGTAATCTTCAAAGTAAGGGTTGAGGGTGGGGACAAAGTCATCAAAAGTTCCGCCATCTGCCGAAAGGACAAAACTAAACCGGTTGTTATAGCTCCAGTAGTATTGCAGCTTATCTAAGTAAACCTGGTTATTGCCGAATTCCTCGTTGGCTTGGAAGGTTTGCAGTCCTATACCAGAGTCATTCTGGAAGTTAAATAAACCAGTGGAATGGGCTTGTAGGCGAGTTAACAGCAGGTCTTTCCCAGTGAAACTAGTGTTCAAGTTCATCCGAACCCGACCCATAAATGCAGTTTCATTGTCGCCCGAGTAATCACCCAGATCGTTAAGATTGGCATCATCAAAGCTGCTACTAGCTCCCAGAACGGCCCGACGGCTGCCAACGTTGAAGCGAGCATCGTTCGCGTGGCGATCGCCATTCCAAGCATCTGTGACTGCAAAAATCGCTTCACCCACTAATTTAGTCGTGGTTGAGAACTGGTTCGCTTCTAGTTCTGTGGTTCGAGCTTCCAGAGCATCGACTCGACCGCGCAGGGTGGCCAGTTCGGCTGCAAATTCTTCTTGCAGTCGTTGCAACACCGCTAAATCTTCGCGGGTGGCTGCATTGGCTGTCGCGGCTGCGATTAGCTCGTTAACCCGATCTAAACAAGCATTAAGACCCGCCGCAAACTCGTAACGCGTGATAGCGCGGTTGCCTCGGAAGGTGCCGTTCGGATAACCCGCAATACAGCCATAACGCTCGACCAAAGACTGTAGGGCTTGGAATGCCCAGTCAGTCGGACGAACGTCCCGCAGTTGGGAGACCGAGGTTACCTGTTCCGTTTCTTCTTCCGCAAACTCTTGTTCTACAGCCGTATCGATGCTGTATTCGATCGCCTGTTCCAGAATAGACTGCTCGTCTTGAGCAAATGCTTCTGTAACCGTACCGGAGATCGACATCCCGACTACTATCGGACTAACCAATAGGGTTTTCCACAAACGATTTGACATAATTACTGGCTCCTCACACCTTGAAGCTCGATCGCTATTAGTAAGCTTATTCTACTCTAACTTATGCTATTTGGGAGATGGCTTGTGCTAAAGCAAAATCCTTCTCTGTTAAACCACCAGCATCGTGAGTTGTCAAGCTGATGGTCACCCGGTTGTAGGATATTGCTAAGTCCGGATGATGATCGGCGGCTTCTGCTGGCTCGACCAAACGATTGACAAACGCGATCGCTTCGACAAAATCTTTGAACTTGCGCTCAGAGCGGAGAGTATCTTCCCAAACTTCCCATCCAGTTAGAGTTTTGGCTTTTTCGATAATTTCCGATTGTGTTAATTTATCCATTGATTTCGTACCGTTTAAAAAACTATCCGCTCTCACTGGTTATAATCTCTTGCTTCCGAGTTTTTGCGCTCGAGAGCTAGGGATTACCAATAGTGAGAGCGGTGTAGCGGGTCTTCAGTTTGATACCTGACTGCCGGGAGGAACCCCAGCTAGTTTCATCATTTGAAGGTAATGTTACCCAAAGCGAGACTAGTCTTTAGAGTACAGCCCCGGCACGCAGTCGGCTCACATCAACTTGAAGACCCATGCGTTTACTACTATCTGACATCGGCATCACCTCCTACATTTCATGACATCAAACTCTCTAAGGAGTTTAAGGAGCATCTGGCTCCTGGTGCCTTGCACCTGTGGACTACCTTAACACAGACTTTTGCGATCGGGAGTAGGGAATGGACTTTGGAATATTCCTATTTGGTCGAGCCGGGAAGAACAACAAAAAAGGAGCAAATTTTAGTTTGCTCCTTCAAGTTATCTAATTATACAATACTTACTGCTCTTGTAGAATTACAGAGCATTACCGCGAGGAAGAACTTCTTCGGGGAATTGGAAGAATTTGTGCGGTTGGTCGGCTGGAGCCATCCAAGCGCGCAGTCCTTCGTTCAACAAGATATTCTTGGTGTAGAAGGTTTCAAATTCTGGGTCTTCTGCCGCACGAAGTTCTTGGGAGACGAAGTCATAAGCCCGCAAGTTGAGTGCCAGTCCGACGATGCCGATAGAACTCATCCACAGTCCCATGACGGGAACAAACAGCATGAAGAAGTGCAACCAACGCTTGTTGGAGAAGGCAATTCCGAAGATTTGGCTCCAGAAGCGGTTGGCGGTCACCATGGAGTAGGTTTCTTCCGCTTGAGTCGGTTCAAAGGCGCGGAAGGTGTTGGCGTTTTCACTGTCTTGGAACAGGGTGTTTTCTACGGTAGCTCCGTGGATGGCGCACAGTAGCGCTCCACCGAGGATACCGGCCACTCCCATCATGTGGAAGGGGTTCAACGTCCAGTTGTGGAATCCTTGTAGGAACAGGATGAAGCGGAAGATTGCCGCGACACCGAAGCTGGGTGCGAAGAACCAGCTCGACTGTCCCAAGGGGTACATGAGGAAGACGCTGACAAAGACGGCGATGGGGCCGCTGAAAGCGATCGCATTGTAGGGACGAATACCTACGAGGCGAGCGATTTCAAATTGACGCAGCATGAACCCAATGAGGGAGAAGGCGCCGTGGAGTGCCACGAATGCCCACAGTCCGCCCAGTTGGCACCAACGAGCGAAGTTACCTTGTGCTTCGGGTCCCCAGAGGAAGAGCAGGGAATGTCCCATGCTATCTGCGGGGCTGGATACGGCTACGGTGAGGAAGTTTCCGCCTTCGAGGTAGGAGGAAGCCAGACCGTGGGTGTACCAGGAGGTGACGAAGGTGGTGCCGGTGAGCCAACCGCCAATGGCGAGGAAGGCACAGGGGAACAGGAGCAGTCCCGACCACCCGATGAAGACAAAGCGATCGCGCTTGAGCCAGTCGTCGAGGACATCAAACCATCCTCTTTCTGGCGCGCGTCCGACTGCAATAGTCATTGAACAAATCCTCTGACATTACAAAATGGAATGGATTGCAGGGAAAATTTCCCAAGAGGTTCCCCGAGCCGAGTGTCAAGGGATTCGCCACGGGGTGGTACAATCCTTGAGAGTCTTTCCCTAAATGAGAGTGACTTTGCTCCTCTCAGGGACAGCCTTTTCCTAAATCAATTTGCCACTCGCCAGTCCTTGGCTTACGTGGCAAATTAATTTTTCTTAACATACCACACTCAGGAAGAAAAGGCATCCAATTCCTTGGAGGATGGGCTTTCTTAATCATTACTATACAATAAATAATCTGAGAAATTTTACAATGCGTCATATATATTCTCAGAAATATACTAATTCTTCTCAGGAGAGAGCCGCAGCGATCGCCGCTGTTCTCGGACGCGGAGATTAAGGTAAAATCGGGAAAACTCATATGTCGCGCGATCGCAATCCAACCTCAATCACATTCTTATGACGACCCAAGGAACCTCAACCCCAACTGAAAAAAAAGTGTTGCATCAACCCCTACTGGGTTCCCGTCGGTTCAGCAACTATTGGTGGGCAACGGTCATTTCCGTCGGTGCAACGGGGTTCTTGCTTGCCGGCTTCTCGAGCTATCTGCAAATTAATCTACTTCCCTTCGCTTCGCCCACGGATCTCATCTTCGTTCCCCAGGGATTAGTCATGGGACTCTATGGCACTGCTGGATTGCTCCTCGCTCTCTATCTATGGCTGGTGATTCTGTGGGATGTGGGCGGCGGATATAACGAGTTTAGCTATAAAACCGGTAAAGCCAGAATTTTTCGTTGGGGGTTTCCCGGCAAAAATCGCCAAATCGATCTGAGTTATCCCCTAACAGACGTGCAAGCGGTTGGCGTAACCATCCGCGAAGGGATTAACCCAGAACGGAAAATTTATCTGCGGGTGAAAGGCAAAGGTAATATTCCCCTAACTCGCGTGGGACAACCGCTGTCATTGTCGAAACTGGAAAATGAGGCGGCGCAGTTAGCCCGGTTTTTGGATATTCCTCTGGAAGGACTCTAGCCCTATCAACTCAAAGAACCGAAGAATAATACAATCAGTTGGTAGCTTTGGTAACAGAAAATTATTTCATTTAATCCTATGTACGAGAAACTACAACGTTGGGCAATCTCGCTAATCTTGGTCGGTGTATTGGCGATCGCCGGCTGCACGGAAAGCGCACCTGCTCCCGATACTCCACCCAATCCTGACTCGACCTCCGTCTCTGCCGATCCCTTCGAGTCTCTACCGGTGCTCGACGGACAAGCCACTGTCGTGATGACGGTGAAGGGGATGCCGATTACCATTGCAGTTGATGGAAACAAAGCCCCGATTACCGCCGGGAATTTTGTCGATTTAGTCGAGCGCGGATTTTATGACGGACTGACATTCCATCGAGTAGTACGAGAACCGGAACCCTTTGTCGTGCAAGGCGGCGATCCTTTAGGGAACGGAACCGGAGGATTTGTCGATCCGGCCACCGGACAAGAGCGCTCTATTCCTTTAGAAATTACACCTGAAGGCGATGCGGCTCCGGTGTATAGCAAGACACTCCCCAGTGCCGGAATTAGCGAGCCTCCCGAGCTGCAACATACTCGCGGGGCAGTTGCCATGGCGCGATCGCAGTTTCCCGATTCGGCGTCGTCTCAGTTTTATTTTACCCTAGCCAACTTGTCGTTCCTGGACGGTAACTATGCTGTATTTGGCTATGTCACTGAAGGGATGGATGTGGTGGATGCCATCGAGCAGGGCGATACAATTGACTCGGCTAAAGTCACTCAGGGGTTGGAAAACTTGAAGCGCTAGTCTCAATACTATTGAATAACAGGAGGCGTAATCCATGGTTACCATGGTATCCCAACCAAGGATTGAGAGCGAACAAGCGATCGCCGAGAAACGAGTCGTGCTGTCTGGTTTGCACTGGAACAGTTATCTACAAATCCTGCACGCTTTACCCGAGACTCGCGCAGCCCGGTTAACTTACGATCGCGGAACGTTAGAGATTACCATGGCATTGGAAGACCATGAATTTGCCATTCGTTTAATTGAATTGTTTATTCGGATTTGGGTCTACGAAATGGGTCTGAATATGAAAACTATGGGATCGACAACCATCAATCGCGAGTCTCTCAATCGAGGAGCTGAACCCGATTGCGCCTATTATATTCAACATCAGCCGCAAGCGGCCGGCCGGCCGGTCAATTTTGAAGTCGATCCGCCCCCAGATTTGGTCGTGGAAGTCGATCTAACTCATACAGATATCGATAAAAACCGTTTCTATGCAGCGATCGGCGTACCCGAGTTTTGGCGTTATAACGGTCAAGAATTGACGATCTATCAATTACAGGGAGACTGCTATCAAGAATGCGATCGCTCTCCCGTATTTCCGCAGATGAAAAAAGAGGATCTTTATCGGTTTTTGCAGACAGCCGAACGGGACGAGGTGGCAGCAGAACGATGGTTGCGCGGGTTGGCGATCGAGCAGATGCAACAGCATGAATGAAATCGCCGAACCAGAAACCGGTTTTCTCCCAAAGCTATTTCACTTGGCTGAACGGGACGCTTGGCAGCGAAAACGGTTTTAAACCCGTTGAAAATACAGTAATCTTGAATAACCTGAGTTACGCTACTACCATTCGCTAATCATATTAACCCCTGGCATTTATCTTTAATTGATATATGACACACAGTCCTTTGTTCGGCTTATTTTCTCGCGCGTTGCGGTTGGCAACCGAGTCCCATCGCCGTGGCATTCCCATTGATGAATATTCAGAACAGCACCAGAGTGAGAAACGCCAATGTCTCAAGCGGCGTTCCTTTCTGAAAAAGGCCGGCGCTTTTGGTGGAGGAATATTACTCGCAGTTGGGGGGCAATCTTGCCATGCTGCAACGCTCGCTGAAGACATAGCAGCTCCGAAAATTGCGATCGTGGGGGCGGGAATTGCCGGACTCAATGCGGCTTACACGCTGAAAAAAGCGGGTTATTATGCCACGATTTACGAAGCTTCCAATCGCGTTGGCGGCAGAATGTATACGATTAAGGATGCTGTGGGAGAAGGAGTTTGGGTTAACCTCGGTGCCGAATATATCAATAGCGATCATGACGATATGCTTGCGCTGGCGAGAGAATTTCAGATTCCTTTACTCGATCGCTTTGTTGCGGAAGAATTAGTTCTCAAGGATCTGTATTATTTTGAGGGCCAAACGATCTCGGAAGCGAAACTGGCGGAAGCGCTGCTCCCAGTTGCCGAACGCATGGCTGTGGATATCGATCGCCTGGATGAAGATTGGGATAATGTTAGCGTCGAATTGGACGCGCTCTCGGTGGCTGATTATTGCGATCGCTTGGGACTATCGGGATGGTTGCGAACATTCATCGAGACCGTCATGATGACAGAAATGGGACTCGAGTCGGACGAGATAACTGCGCTGAATTTAATTTGGCTCGCTCCCAGTGCAGATACTGAAAGTAATGTGGAAGCAACCGGAGTTTCGGACGAACGATACTTGGTACAAAATGGGACTCAAGCCATTACTGATGCTCTGGCTCGAGAACTACAGGATCGCATTGAAACCGGAATGAAACTCGAAGCCATTCGGCAAGATGGCGATCGCTTCCAACTTACATTCAACTATACTGATGTGGAAGCGGATATCGTCGTCCTTGCCATTCCGTTTAGCGTTCTTCGTTCGATTCCGATGCAACTCTCTTTGCCGAAAACCCTGCGCCAGTTTATTGATGAAGTCGGTTACGCGAATAATGTTAAAGTTACAGTCGGCTACAATCGACCGGTTTGGCGAGAACAAGGACTCAGCGGACTGGGAATGACCGATCTGCCCTTACAAACGTTCTTTGAAAACTCGCAATTGCAACCGTCTCCATTCGGCTCGCTCACCTATTATCTTGGAGGCGATATCGGTTTCAATAGTCAGCGTTATAGCGTTAGCGAGAATGCTCGACTTTATACAGAAATGCTCGATCCGTTGATTCCCAATCTCCTCAAAACCTACAATGGGAAAGCGACTCGCTTGCACTGGCCGACGTATAATTATGCTTTAGGCAGCTATGCCTGTTTTAAACCCAGGCAGTATACTGAGTTTGCTCAAGAGTATGTTTATCTAGAGGGAGAAGACGAGCAAAATTTCAATCGCGGCCGCTTGATTTTTGCGGGAGAACATACCAGCGATGCTTACCAAGGTTATATGAATGGTGGCGCACAGTCGGGACGGTTGGCGGCGAAAACGGTTTTAAACCAGTTGAAAATGGGAAAATCTTGAAGAACTCGAGTTAGAGTATCTCTGTTTGCGAGCAAAGCTAACCTCTACACGCTCTTGCTTGAGATATTTTGCTCGGCCACTGCACAATGGGACAAAATTATGACAGCCGTTGTCATCACTGGATTAGGTTTAGTTTCCGCATTGGGATCGCGCGATCGCACTTGGAGTCGTTTGCTTCAGGGAGAATCTGCGATCGCCATCGCGCAACCTTTCCCCGAGTTAGCTCCCCGTCCGCTTGCTTTAATTGGAGATAAGCCAGCAGATTTACAGAGCTTAACTCGTCAGTTAGTCCTGGAGACTTTAAATGATGGGGGTATTACCGCTCCGTTACCCGATCTGGGTGTTGTTATCGGATCGAGTCGCAGCACTCAAGGACATTGGGAAGCGATCGCTCGCCGGTTCTTTGTAAGTCACGATTCGTTACCCGATTCATCGGATTGTTTGCACTATTTACCCGATCTCCCCGCACGCATTGCCGCTGGAGTGACGGGGACGCAAGAGATTATCAAAGCTCCTATGAGTGCCTGTAATACAGCTATGTGGGCGCTTATTCATGGCTATGAGCTTGTCCGCACTCAACAGTGCCAACAGGTGTTGGCGGGAGCGGTAGAAACTCCGATTACGCCATTAGCTCTGGCTGGCTTTACGCAAATGGGAGCGCTGGCGAAAACGGGATGCTATCCGTTCGATCGCGATCGCGAAGGGTTAGTCTTAGGGGAAGGTGGTGCGTTCTTTCTGCTGGAGTCTTTGGAGCGCGCGCGATCGCGTTATGCTAAGATTTACGGGCAACTGGCAGGATGGGGAGCCACAGCAGATGCCTATCATGTTAGCGCGCCAAAACCCGATCGCGGGACTGCAGCGATCGCGATTAAGGAGGCTTTGGAGCGAGCGGAATTAACTCCGGATGCGATCGATTATATCCACGCTCACGGAACGAGCACGAGGTTAAATGATGGGACGGAGAGCGAGTTAATTCAATATCTATTTTCTCATCCGGTTGCGGTTAGCTCGACAAAAGGCGCAACAGGACATACTTTAGGCGCGTCGGGTGCTTTCGGAGTGGCGTTCTCTTTAATGACAATGAGAGATGGAATATTACCGCCTTGCGTGGGATTAACTCACCCAGAGTTCGATCTGAACTTTGTTGATGAAGCTAAGGAGAAAATGTGCGATCGTTCTCTTTGCTTGAGTTTTGGGTTTGGCGGGGGGAATACAGCGATCGTTTTGACTCGAGAAGTATGGGGATAATGGGTAATACCATCCTTTTCCTTATGTTAAACTAGATAAGTATTAAGATAAGGTTAAACCACCAGTGAATTGGGAGGAGAACTATGGCACGCGGGCAAATGCGGTTGCGCAAACATGGATCCAATTCATTCTCGAAGAGCGGTAACCGGAAAGCTCTGCAAGCTAAGTTTAACTCCAGGTTAGACGAAAAAGAAGCCATACCGTCCCTAGTTAAGGATTCGCCTTTAGCTCGCGGTGGCAGTCTTTTGGATAGAATGGAGCGCGATAGACAAAACTCACTCTCTGGAGCAGACAACACTCACTCCCCATCTCTTGGAGTCGTGCAACAAAAATCCGCGAACACCATGACCCTACAGCGAATGACAATGTTCGAGCGTTTTTTTGGTAAGTCCAAATCGACGAAAGCACGAGAGAGAAATGAAAAAAAAGGGATTACTGGCATTGAAGCAGACCTCAATGTCGAGGTGGCACGATATGCCCCCAGTGTCCGGCCTGGCATGACTCCAGGTGGATTGATGGAAACGTTTTTCGGTCGCAAAGATTATCAAGCTGAGGCAGCTCTATTGCTCGTTCCACAAAGGTTATTAAATAGGATACAGCTAAAGCACGTAATGAAGGATCCCTATGCATGGGCATTGTTTAAGAAACATCTACAGAGCGAATTTTCTTTAGAGGTGGGTTTATACCTCGATGAATTAACTAAACGAGGATATCTTGTACCAGAAGACAGTCAGAAAAAAGCCCAGAAAGTAAATTTAACACTGGCAAGCTTAGGCGTGAGGACAACACCCAGCGCTCAACCTCAATCAAACCTTGGGTCAGATAATACTTCTTCTAACTTATCGCCAGCGACCAGTCAATCTTCTCAGAGCCAACCTGCCAGTGAGGGTGAAGTCACCCAGGCTAAAAAGAAAGTCAAAGACTTATACAAAATATACAAGAGATTTATTGAAGTCGGGTCGCCTCTGGAGGTCAATATTGGCTCATTTGAAAGGCTGAGTTTATCTACTTGGTTCGAGTCAGATTTTTGCAAATGGCTGCTCGACCAACAACAAGAGACGATCCAGGGTGCACCGAGTTCGGCAGAAATTCAAAACCAACTGGGCCGGTTGGACGGCCTTCTGAAGAGTACGGGGTCTACCATATTCTCTTTGGCAGGCGACCCCTTCATCCGCTTCAAAGGTAATTGTCCGGAACCTGGAACATATATGCGCAGGAAGGCTCAGGAAGCGGCGAAAAAGAAAGCCAATAAAAAATATAAGCCGAAAAGAAATCTGCTGACTGTGGAGGAGAAAAGAGCGGGAAGAGCGTTTTCTTCTGTATTGAGGAGATAAATTTTAATTGATATTAGGTTGTCTCCGCGACTTTTAACTCTCCTGCCATCAACCGTTTAAACACTTGGTGGTTGCGCACGGGTTCTAAATCTTCGTCATTTTGTGCCAGTTCGCGATACATGGGATTGAGCTTAATCGCGCGATGTAAACTAATTAACGAGGATTTGCGATCGCCCATCAGAGCATAGCAGTAGGCCTTATTGTAATGAGCGTTGGCATGATCGGGCTTGCGCTTGAGAGCTTCATCCAAACTCGAGAGTGCTTCCTTATACCGTTGCAGCTTGCCCAGAGTGTATCCGCGATTATCCCAAGCTTCGTACTTATCCGGAGCCAACCGCAGGGCTTGCTCGTAAGAGGCGATCGCCTCATCATATCGCTCCAACTTCTCTAACACATTGCCGCGATTATTCCAATAATCCGGTTTTTTATCTTCCAGCTCGATAGCGCGATCGTAAGCACTGAGACAATCATCATACCGCTGCAATTCGTAGAGCACGTATCCTTTCGCATACCACGCCTCCGCATTTTCCGCATTCAAGCTCAACACTTGATTGTAGGAATCCAAAGCCGGTTCGTAGCGTCGCAGTTGCGCTAGGGTATTCCCGCGCTGCTGCCAGAGCAAAGCATCATCCGCGCGATATTGTAGTGCTTTATCATAAGCGGCCACCGCTTGCTCGTAGCGCTGCAATTTCACCAATACATTGGCCAAATTCATCCAAATCAACGGATCGGACTGCTTATAATCTACTGCCTTAGTATAAGACTCCAAAGACTCCTCGTACTTTTGCAATTTCGCCAGAGTTCCTCCTCGGTTATTCCACGCTTCCGGAAAATCATGCTTCATCGCTAAAGCGCGATCGTAAGATGCGATCGCCTCCTGATGCCGTCCCAGTTTTGCCAGAGCGCCCCCTCGGTTATTCCACGCTTCCGGAAAATTCGGTTGATGGGCGATCGCCTGGTCGTATAATGTAATCGACTCGGGATAGTGCCCTTGCAGAAACTGACTATCTCCTTGTCGCAAATACTCGTGAGCCGCCTTAGAATACGGAGGTGCGGGGGGCGCTGTTCCATTACCTCCATTACCTCCATTCGCCCCATTATTACTCGCAGCAGCATTGGGCAGGCGATCGACCGCTTCCGTCAGCCGAGGCAGCACCTCCGCCAACTTCTGATACATCTCATCCTTCACTTTCCCCGTTTCTGCCGCAATCTCCTGCAACTCAGACGCCACTTCCAATTTCACCTGATTAATCTGCTGTTCGGCTAACAACTCCCGTTCCTGAATCCCTTGCAACACCGTTTCTGCTGAATGAATCGCTCGCTTAATTTCCGTAACTGTATCTTGACTAAAGCTAGCCAACTCCTGCTTGTGCAAATCCGTCTGTTGTCGCAACCGTTGCAATTGCAACCAAAAGCCCAAGGTCACCACTACAGAAAACAACGCCAAAAATGCCACAAACAAAGCATTCATCGAAATTAAACTGCTAATTAACGTCGCCTCGACTTCCTCCGAAATCGCCTCGCGCACGCCCGAGTCTAAGCGCCCTCCTTGAGCCAACAAGATTTCTTCAGCAGCGGGAGTTTCTGGGTTGCCAGAGGTCGCTATCGCCTCCTGGGGCACTCCTGCCATGGATACAACTAAAGCGCCAAGGATTGATAGGTTTTTGTAGTTCATAGCAGTCTCGAGTGTATAACGTGCCCAACCTGTCTCTAAATTATCTCATTCTCCCGGAAAATGAGGAGAATTGGCTTAAACCACTTGGTAAATAAAGCGAAAGGAACACCATGCCTTGGTTGATAGCATATAACTATCCGGCTTAATCCACTCAGCCGCAATGTCCGGACTGCTGGCTTGATGCAAATCTTCGAGCACTGCTCGAGCTGTCGCTCCAGGATTTTTCACCTTCCCAGCCAATCCTTTCGTGCTACTCGAGAGTTCCATCAACTGCAACGCCTTGGCTGTCTCTGCAAAGGGAGCAGTGCTCAGGATAATCTGAGTTTCTGCAAGTCCTTGGCCGCAGCAAGTCGTCCATTCTACCGGAGCGATCGCATCCGGGAGCAACAGACTCTCTCCTGGCGGAACTGTTACTTGGGGATAGCCTTCGGACAGATAAGCGCTGCTCTCTTCCTCCAGATCTGGCGCAACGACTCCTTTTGGAGATAGGGTGGCATGGGACGGACAAAACATCTTAAAGACTCCCGAGCGATCGAAGCTGAATAAAATAGCATACAAGGGGCGATCGCCTAAATTCTGCAAGCGATAGGCGATATGACTGCCCATTGGTACTTGCAAGGGAGTTACAGGTAAACGAGAGGGAGAGTTGCTCAACCCTGCGCTTTGTTGTTCTCCTAATGTTTGCTGGCGGGGAGCCAGTTGTTCCAGAGTCGCGCGAACGGCTAAATTAGAAGATTCTTCATTGCTCGTCAACCGCAATAGCTTTTGTGCCCGCAGCGTTTCGAGCAGGGGAGATAGCCGCCGAACTGCTGTTTTTACTGCTTCTCCTGTTTCACCTACGGTTTTTGGAATCCCATTCAACCCGGCAGAGAAGAGACCGTAACTACAACGAACTTTTCCTGATGTAGCGGATGTGCCATCGGTATCGGCGGTTGGCTGCGAGTGGACTTTATCAAAGATACAATTCACTCCGGGAGCTGATTCGCCTAAAACAACAGTGGAGACATTCGCAATGGCAGAAAAAGCGCTGGTGGCATCTACCCGTTCGATTCTCTCCAAATCTTCGCCAATCCCCACGATTAAGCGCACGCCATGAGATAAGCAACGTACTGATTCTCGCACTAGATCTCCTTTCGCGATCGCCGATTCGGCTAGAAGATGGGGTCTGAGGCGAACCGCTTTACCCGCGAGTCCTTCCACAGAGCGCAGTTGCAAATAGTCTTCGCTGTCGGACGTGACTGGGGTAAAGAGCGATCGATCCTGATATTCAGCCAACACGTCTGGAGGCAGGCCGCCTAAGGATAGGTGTACGGTTTTGCCGTCGTCTGAGATTTCTTCCACAACCCCTTGAGCTGCGGTGTTTGCCGCTAAGTTGAATTGCGAGAGAGTCGCGCTAGTCTTTTCGGTGGTTTCGCCAATTAGATGGGGATGTTCGCGATCGCCAGAGGTTTGCCGCGCGTTATTGGCCGCTGTGGCAAAGCTGACGTACAGTGCAGTCTGCGGACTGGCAGACCACCAATGCTGAGTTAAGCCGTAGGTTAATACCCCCGCACTAAAGCCATTCCATTGCGCTTCAAATCCGGGTTCGGCAGTCAGTTGGCTGGGCAGGAGTTGCCCTCCCTGCTCCAGTTGCCGTTGGATGGGGCGCGCCGCGCAGATAAGGGTTCCCGGAAGCCGGCCAAATCGCCGTTGAATGCGAAGTTGCTCGCGATCGGTGTTTAGATCGGCCATTAATTGTTCTTGCCGGGCGATCGCCTCTGGAGTGAGTTCTCGCGAGACGATCGCGGCCTCGTTGTTCGATCCCGTATTGGAAGGATAAGAGCGCGATCGCAAGTTACCCACTTGGCGATCGCTCGTGCCCAAATAACTGGTATCGAGAACTGTCAGAACGCGATCGGTCGGCAACGATTTGAGCAACAATTGCAACGTGGAGCTAAACAAATCGTTAACTGCTCCATCATTCGAGTTGGACCGATCGCCATTAACCGGAACTAGGGTACTTTGCAACTGATTGACGCTCTCGCCGCTGTTGATACAACGTCCGTAGCCGCTAAAGTGGAAAACCACCACATCTTC encodes:
- a CDS encoding caspase family protein, with the protein product MKRREFLQQTGLALATLGISESSLWQLSDRALSAMAQPTARKLALLVGIDRYPISERLQLEGSVTDVRLQEDLLIHRFGFSTRDVLTLTDKDATREGIESAFLNHLIAQASPEDVVVFHFSGYGRCINSGESVNQLQSTLVPVNGDRSNSNDGAVNDLFSSTLQLLLKSLPTDRVLTVLDTSYLGTSDRQVGNLRSRSYPSNTGSNNEAAIVSRELTPEAIARQEQLMADLNTDREQLRIQRRFGRLPGTLICAARPIQRQLEQGGQLLPSQLTAEPGFEAQWNGFSAGVLTYGLTQHWWSASPQTALYVSFATAANNARQTSGDREHPHLIGETTEKTSATLSQFNLAANTAAQGVVEEISDDGKTVHLSLGGLPPDVLAEYQDRSLFTPVTSDSEDYLQLRSVEGLAGKAVRLRPHLLAESAIAKGDLVRESVRCLSHGVRLIVGIGEDLERIERVDATSAFSAIANVSTVVLGESAPGVNCIFDKVHSQPTADTDGTSATSGKVRCSYGLFSAGLNGIPKTVGETGEAVKTAVRRLSPLLETLRAQKLLRLTSNEESSNLAVRATLEQLAPRQQTLGEQQSAGLSNSPSRLPVTPLQVPMGSHIAYRLQNLGDRPLYAILFSFDRSGVFKMFCPSHATLSPKGVVAPDLEEESSAYLSEGYPQVTVPPGESLLLPDAIAPVEWTTCCGQGLAETQIILSTAPFAETAKALQLMELSSSTKGLAGKVKNPGATARAVLEDLHQASSPDIAAEWIKPDSYMLSTKAWCSFRFIYQVV